From the genome of Phytohabitans rumicis, one region includes:
- a CDS encoding isopenicillin N synthase family dioxygenase: MTSPSVLPVIDISGPDDGPARQIEAACRDTGFFYVTGHGVPARLLGELDAASRRFFALPEAEKLEISMDRGGPAWRGYFPVGGELTSGRPDLKEGVYFGTELPDDHPRVRAGLPLHGRNLFPTQVPELRAAVLAYLEALTGVAQAVLRLVAVSLDLPADYFAAGYTAEPTVLFRIFHYPPSPPDSDDWGVGQHTDYGLLTLLAQDDNGGLQVRTPAGWVDAPPLPGTFVCNIGDMLERLTGGWYRSTLHRVRNVSGNERLSYPFFFDPDFMAEVPALPARARTTAAGEPRWDGADPRAFTGTYGEYLLAKVSKVFPQLSGEVL; the protein is encoded by the coding sequence ATGACCTCGCCATCTGTTCTGCCCGTGATCGACATTTCCGGGCCCGATGACGGCCCGGCCCGGCAGATCGAGGCGGCCTGCCGGGACACCGGGTTCTTCTACGTGACCGGGCACGGCGTACCGGCCCGGCTGCTGGGCGAGCTGGACGCCGCGAGCCGGCGCTTCTTCGCGCTGCCCGAGGCCGAGAAGCTGGAGATCTCCATGGATCGCGGCGGGCCGGCCTGGCGCGGGTACTTCCCGGTGGGCGGCGAGCTGACGTCCGGCCGCCCGGACCTGAAGGAGGGCGTCTACTTTGGCACCGAGCTGCCGGACGACCATCCCCGGGTACGGGCCGGGCTGCCGCTGCACGGGCGCAACCTCTTCCCGACTCAGGTGCCGGAGCTGCGGGCGGCCGTGCTGGCGTACCTGGAGGCGCTGACCGGCGTCGCCCAGGCGGTGCTGCGGCTGGTGGCGGTGAGCCTGGACCTGCCCGCCGACTACTTCGCGGCGGGCTACACGGCGGAGCCGACGGTCCTGTTCCGGATCTTCCACTACCCGCCGTCGCCGCCGGACAGCGACGACTGGGGCGTCGGCCAGCACACCGACTACGGGCTGCTCACGCTGCTGGCCCAGGACGACAACGGCGGGCTACAGGTGCGCACGCCGGCCGGCTGGGTGGACGCGCCGCCGCTGCCCGGCACGTTCGTGTGCAACATCGGCGACATGCTGGAACGGCTGACCGGCGGCTGGTACCGCTCGACCCTGCACCGGGTGCGCAACGTCAGCGGCAACGAGCGGCTGTCGTACCCGTTCTTCTTCGATCCGGACTTCATGGCCGAGGTGCCGGCGCTGCCGGCGAGGGCCCGGACGACGGCGGCGGGCGAACCACGGTGGGACGGCGCGGATCCGCGGGCCTTCACAGGGACTTACGGAGAGTACCTGCTCGCCAAGGTCTCGAAGGTTTTTCCGCAGCTGTCCGGCGAGGTGCTCTGA
- a CDS encoding GNAT family N-acetyltransferase: MGVGSRLVEECLRFAKRSGYRRILLYTYDATLDAHRVYQRVGFTLDEEKKVTAYGFDLVEEIWSRDL, from the coding sequence ATGGGCGTGGGCAGCCGGCTCGTGGAGGAGTGCCTGCGGTTCGCCAAGCGGTCCGGCTACCGGCGGATCCTGCTCTACACGTACGACGCGACGCTCGACGCCCACCGCGTTTACCAGCGGGTCGGATTTACCCTGGACGAGGAGAAGAAGGTCACGGCGTACGGCTTTGACCTGGTGGAAGAGATCTGGTCGAGGGATCTCTAG
- a CDS encoding glucose 1-dehydrogenase, with amino-acid sequence MRALTITPGRPDSLRLVDGVPEPPEAEGPILVEAIAVGVCGTDREIIKGEYGEAPPDSERLVIGHESLGRVLEDPTGTLRPGDLVAGIVRHPDPVPCPNCAVGEWDMCRNGLYTERGIKGRHGFARERWRVEPRFAVRLDPELSEVGVLVEPTAVVSKAWEHIEKVGTRARWEPRTALITGAGPIGLLAAMLAARRGLDVHVLDRAVDGPKPDLAARLGASYHTGTVADLDFEPDVVVECTGAPSVVVQAIEKVGPDGVVCLTGLSTAGKQVGVDAGALTRAVVLENNVVFGSVNANRRHWDAAAAALRDADRGWLSGLITRRVPIEEYAEAYAPRDGDIKVILGF; translated from the coding sequence ATGCGGGCTTTGACGATCACGCCGGGACGGCCGGATTCGCTGCGGCTCGTGGACGGCGTGCCCGAGCCGCCCGAGGCGGAGGGCCCGATCCTCGTCGAGGCCATCGCCGTCGGCGTCTGCGGCACCGACCGCGAGATCATCAAGGGTGAGTACGGCGAGGCGCCGCCCGACTCCGAACGCCTGGTCATCGGGCACGAGTCGCTGGGCCGGGTCCTCGAAGACCCGACCGGCACGCTGCGGCCGGGCGACCTCGTCGCCGGCATCGTGCGCCACCCCGACCCGGTGCCGTGCCCCAACTGCGCGGTCGGCGAGTGGGACATGTGCCGCAACGGGCTCTACACCGAGCGGGGCATCAAGGGCCGGCACGGCTTCGCCCGGGAGCGCTGGCGGGTCGAGCCACGCTTCGCCGTACGGCTCGACCCCGAGTTGTCCGAGGTGGGCGTGCTGGTCGAGCCCACGGCCGTGGTCAGCAAGGCGTGGGAGCACATCGAGAAGGTCGGCACCCGGGCCCGCTGGGAGCCGCGGACCGCCCTGATCACGGGCGCGGGACCGATCGGCCTGCTCGCCGCCATGCTCGCGGCGCGGCGCGGGCTCGACGTACACGTGCTGGACCGGGCCGTGGACGGGCCGAAACCGGACCTCGCGGCCCGCCTCGGCGCCAGCTATCACACGGGTACGGTGGCCGACCTGGACTTCGAGCCGGACGTGGTCGTGGAGTGCACCGGCGCGCCCTCGGTGGTCGTCCAGGCCATCGAGAAGGTCGGGCCGGACGGCGTGGTGTGCCTGACCGGGCTGTCCACGGCCGGCAAGCAGGTCGGCGTCGACGCCGGGGCGCTCACCCGCGCGGTCGTCCTGGAAAACAACGTGGTCTTCGGCTCGGTCAACGCCAACCGCCGGCACTGGGACGCCGCCGCCGCGGCGCTGCGCGACGCCGACCGCGGCTGGCTGTCCGGCCTGATCACCCGCCGCGTCCCGATCGAGGAGTACGCCGAGGCGTATGCGCCCCGGGACGGGGACATCAAAGTGATCTTAGGGTTCTAG
- a CDS encoding medium chain dehydrogenase/reductase family protein gives MKVTQVVMPHAGEPEVLEFRERELPPPAPGQVRVRIEATGVAFAEVQMLRGRYYAQPKFPFVPGYDLVGRVEGTGQRVATMTRTGAWSQAVDLPAEHLVPVPEELDAAEVVALITNGVTAYQMVHRVARVSAGQTVLVHGAAGGVGTLLVRLALAAGARVIGTASTAKHDRVRAMGATPVDYRDPQLVEKVGAVDAVFDHAAGPGLKRSWRMLRRGGVLIVYGSAATLDDKGWRLTPYVQAMGRMLWWSIVPNGRRARFYSINHKNHFDEDLATVIELLRTGELRPEVAARMPLTDAPKALRMLNDRTVVGKIVLEP, from the coding sequence ATGAAGGTCACTCAGGTGGTCATGCCGCACGCGGGCGAGCCCGAGGTGCTGGAGTTCCGCGAGCGGGAGCTGCCGCCACCCGCTCCGGGCCAGGTCCGGGTCCGGATCGAGGCGACCGGCGTCGCGTTCGCCGAGGTGCAGATGCTGCGCGGGCGCTACTACGCCCAGCCGAAGTTCCCGTTCGTGCCCGGCTACGACCTCGTGGGGCGGGTCGAGGGCACCGGCCAGCGGGTCGCCACCATGACCCGCACCGGCGCCTGGTCGCAGGCCGTCGACCTGCCGGCCGAGCACCTCGTGCCCGTCCCCGAGGAGCTGGACGCCGCCGAGGTCGTCGCCCTGATCACCAACGGGGTGACGGCGTACCAGATGGTGCACCGGGTGGCGCGGGTGTCCGCCGGGCAGACGGTGCTCGTGCACGGCGCCGCCGGCGGGGTCGGCACGCTGCTCGTCCGCCTGGCGCTCGCGGCCGGCGCCCGGGTCATCGGCACCGCTTCAACGGCCAAACACGATCGGGTACGTGCCATGGGCGCGACCCCGGTGGACTACCGCGACCCGCAGTTGGTGGAGAAGGTGGGCGCCGTCGACGCCGTCTTCGACCACGCCGCCGGCCCCGGGCTGAAGCGGTCGTGGCGGATGCTCCGCCGCGGCGGGGTCCTGATCGTGTACGGCAGCGCCGCGACCCTGGACGACAAGGGCTGGCGGCTGACGCCGTACGTGCAGGCGATGGGTCGGATGCTGTGGTGGTCCATCGTGCCCAACGGGCGCCGGGCCAGGTTCTACTCCATCAACCACAAGAACCACTTCGACGAGGACCTGGCCACGGTCATCGAGCTGCTGCGCACCGGCGAGCTGCGACCGGAGGTGGCCGCCCGGATGCCGCTGACCGACGCCCCCAAGGCGCTGCGGATGCTCAACGACCGGACCGTGGTCGGCAAGATCGTGCTAGAACCCTAA
- a CDS encoding TetR/AcrR family transcriptional regulator, with product MESATRRERLRAQTREEAKAAALRQIAAAGPQSLSLNAIGKELGMSGPALYRYFSGRDELLTELISDGYHDLADAIEAAAASAAGAPPTDRIRVLGRAYRDWALAQPHRYLLLFGTPVPGYVAPEHTRDAAIRTMSVLLEPIAALAPVSRYPELDAQVAGPVRRLGIVCWTRMHGVVSLEVEGHFTLMGFDPALLFEAEVEELIRLATPD from the coding sequence ATGGAGAGCGCAACCCGCCGGGAGAGACTCCGGGCCCAGACCCGCGAGGAGGCGAAGGCCGCGGCCCTGCGGCAGATCGCCGCCGCCGGCCCGCAGTCGCTGTCGCTGAACGCGATCGGCAAGGAACTGGGCATGAGCGGGCCCGCGCTCTACCGGTACTTCTCCGGGCGCGACGAGCTGCTCACCGAGCTGATCAGCGACGGGTACCACGACCTCGCCGACGCGATCGAGGCCGCGGCGGCGTCGGCGGCCGGGGCCCCGCCCACCGACCGGATCCGGGTGCTGGGCCGCGCGTACCGGGATTGGGCACTCGCCCAGCCGCACCGGTACCTGCTGCTCTTCGGCACGCCGGTGCCCGGGTACGTGGCACCGGAGCACACCCGGGATGCGGCGATCCGGACGATGAGCGTGCTCCTGGAGCCGATCGCCGCGCTGGCACCGGTCTCCCGCTACCCGGAGTTGGACGCCCAGGTCGCCGGTCCGGTGCGGCGGCTGGGCATCGTCTGCTGGACCCGCATGCACGGCGTGGTCAGCCTGGAGGTCGAGGGCCACTTCACCCTGATGGGGTTCGACCCCGCCCTCCTGTTCGAAGCCGAGGTCGAGGAGCTCATCCGGCTGGCGACACCGGACTAG
- a CDS encoding DUF2252 domain-containing protein — MSTDQRASRIVDVLLAEFGELMAQDPAAFRRKFRKMAASPFAFYRGSAALFYADMTGDFADDRFLDEWTSRVWIHGDLHAENFGTYMNSSGQLVFNVNDFDEAYVGPFSWDLKRFSASIALIGYAKALSDAVISDLVTRFATAYLTELRAIAAGGDDAIGSITLENADGVLRTVLQQARLNTRVDLLKEQTTIDNYDRRFSLGDGVYEIDAATRDTVVAAFEAYLGTLPEATAALRPVAAHIKDVVLRKGVGIGSAGLPSYNLLLEGHTQALENDVVIYMKQAQVPAVARHIADEKVRGYFRHQGHRTAESQRALQAHADPWLGYTELHGVGQLVAEVSPYAADLDWADVNEPDELAGVVSDLGRAVARMHSVADDESSHDLVDFSTEEAIVAVVDKDTNGFVNHLVEFAHTYGVRAREDHQIFVDLFRNGKLPGV, encoded by the coding sequence ATGAGTACTGATCAGCGGGCGAGCCGGATCGTCGACGTGCTGCTGGCCGAGTTCGGCGAGCTGATGGCCCAGGACCCCGCCGCCTTCCGCCGCAAGTTCCGCAAGATGGCGGCCTCACCGTTTGCCTTCTACCGCGGCAGCGCCGCGCTCTTCTACGCGGACATGACCGGCGACTTCGCCGACGACCGGTTCCTCGACGAGTGGACCAGCCGGGTATGGATCCACGGCGACCTGCACGCGGAGAACTTCGGCACCTACATGAACTCGTCCGGGCAGCTCGTCTTCAACGTGAACGACTTCGACGAGGCGTACGTGGGCCCGTTCTCCTGGGATCTCAAGCGCTTCTCGGCCAGCATCGCCCTCATCGGGTACGCGAAGGCGCTCTCCGACGCGGTGATCAGCGACCTGGTGACCCGCTTCGCGACGGCGTACCTGACCGAGCTGCGCGCCATCGCCGCCGGCGGTGACGACGCGATCGGCTCGATCACCCTGGAGAACGCGGACGGTGTGCTGCGTACGGTGCTCCAGCAGGCGCGCCTCAACACCCGCGTCGACCTGCTCAAGGAGCAGACCACGATCGACAACTACGACCGGCGCTTCTCGCTCGGCGATGGCGTGTACGAGATCGACGCGGCGACCCGGGACACGGTGGTGGCGGCGTTCGAGGCGTACCTGGGCACGCTGCCGGAGGCGACCGCGGCCCTGCGCCCGGTGGCCGCGCACATCAAGGACGTGGTGCTGCGCAAGGGCGTGGGCATCGGCTCGGCCGGGCTGCCGTCGTACAACCTGCTACTGGAGGGGCACACCCAGGCCCTGGAGAACGACGTCGTCATCTACATGAAGCAGGCCCAGGTGCCCGCGGTCGCCCGGCACATCGCCGACGAGAAGGTGCGCGGCTACTTCCGGCACCAGGGCCACCGTACGGCCGAGTCGCAGCGGGCCCTGCAGGCGCACGCCGACCCGTGGCTGGGCTACACCGAGCTGCACGGGGTGGGCCAGCTCGTCGCCGAGGTCTCCCCGTACGCCGCCGACCTGGACTGGGCCGACGTCAACGAGCCGGACGAGCTGGCCGGCGTGGTCAGCGACCTCGGGCGCGCGGTCGCCCGGATGCACTCGGTCGCGGACGACGAGTCCAGTCACGACCTCGTCGACTTCTCCACCGAGGAGGCGATCGTCGCCGTCGTCGACAAGGACACCAACGGCTTCGTCAACCACCTGGTCGAGTTCGCCCACACGTACGGCGTACGCGCCCGCGAGGACCACCAGATCTTCGTCGACCTCTTCCGCAACGGCAAACTCCCCGGCGTCTAA
- a CDS encoding ATP-binding protein: protein MQLSAIERLGELRKLLALLASRAGGLLVPGTLSGLSGISRSTLNRYLDLLSAAFLVKRIPAWAAGQTQRAISTPKLAFVDSGIASHLLGQDSGRLAEPGGAAGPMVENFVLMELARQLTWSDQRAELYHYRTKDGTEVDAVLETPDGRVVAIEAKAAATVRTEDLAGLRHLATRLGERFVAGFVLYSGQQTLPFGDRLRAMPIESLWTVEP, encoded by the coding sequence ATGCAGCTATCCGCGATCGAGCGTCTCGGGGAGTTGCGGAAGCTTCTCGCTCTCCTCGCAAGCCGAGCGGGAGGCTTGCTCGTGCCGGGTACTTTGTCAGGTCTATCCGGAATATCCAGAAGCACCCTGAATAGATACCTGGATTTGCTCTCCGCCGCCTTTCTCGTCAAGCGGATTCCGGCGTGGGCTGCTGGGCAGACCCAGCGGGCGATCTCAACGCCGAAGCTGGCGTTCGTCGACAGCGGTATCGCCAGTCACCTCCTGGGTCAGGACAGCGGTCGGCTGGCAGAACCCGGCGGCGCGGCGGGGCCGATGGTGGAGAACTTCGTCCTTATGGAACTTGCACGGCAGCTGACCTGGAGCGACCAACGGGCCGAGCTGTATCACTACCGGACGAAGGACGGCACGGAGGTGGACGCCGTGCTGGAGACGCCCGACGGCCGAGTCGTCGCGATCGAGGCGAAAGCAGCGGCGACGGTCCGTACCGAGGATCTGGCCGGCCTTCGACATCTTGCGACGCGGCTCGGCGAGCGTTTCGTCGCGGGCTTCGTGCTGTACAGCGGCCAACAGACGCTGCCGTTCGGTGATCGGCTTCGGGCGATGCCGATCGAGTCACTGTGGACCGTCGAGCCCTAG
- a CDS encoding ATP-binding protein: METRNELLVRHAEAMVDEALADTRVVTINGARQVGKSTLARLVAANTDRALLRFLDDPATLRAAQDDPAGFVDHDGLLVIDEVQLSPALFRSIKLAVDSDPRPGRFLLTGSSQVLALRDLPDALPGRMEIIEMWPLAQGRLRARQTDSWTPRLLMGRS; this comes from the coding sequence GTGGAGACGCGGAACGAGCTGTTGGTGCGCCATGCCGAAGCCATGGTGGACGAGGCACTGGCGGATACCCGTGTCGTTACGATCAACGGCGCTCGCCAGGTTGGTAAGAGCACCCTTGCTCGGTTGGTCGCCGCCAACACGGATCGGGCGCTGCTGAGGTTTCTCGACGACCCGGCGACCCTCCGCGCCGCGCAGGACGATCCAGCAGGCTTCGTCGATCATGACGGGTTGCTTGTCATCGACGAGGTCCAGCTCAGCCCGGCGCTTTTTCGGTCAATCAAGCTTGCGGTGGACTCAGATCCACGGCCGGGCAGGTTCCTGCTCACCGGATCGTCACAGGTGTTGGCGTTGCGGGATCTCCCGGATGCATTGCCGGGCCGCATGGAGATCATCGAGATGTGGCCTCTTGCCCAGGGGAGATTGAGGGCGCGGCAGACCGATTCGTGGACGCCGCGTTTACTCATGGGTCGAAGTTAA
- a CDS encoding SigE family RNA polymerase sigma factor: protein MTEIDFDGFYHAHFRAMTVQLTAYTGDLAQAQDLVQEAFCRAYARWSKIIGYDDPVAWVRRVAWNLAASRWRRLRTARAYLRHQREEHVAGPNPDRVALTAALARLPENQRRAVVLHHLADMSVAEIARQEGVAEGTVKSWLHRGRAALATLLTEHTEESRRD from the coding sequence ATGACCGAGATCGACTTTGACGGCTTTTATCACGCCCACTTCCGGGCGATGACGGTGCAGCTGACCGCGTACACCGGCGACCTGGCTCAGGCGCAGGACCTGGTCCAGGAGGCGTTCTGCCGGGCGTACGCGCGGTGGAGCAAGATCATCGGGTACGACGACCCGGTCGCCTGGGTGCGCCGGGTCGCCTGGAACCTCGCGGCCAGCCGGTGGCGCCGGCTCCGTACCGCCCGCGCGTACCTGCGGCACCAGCGCGAAGAGCACGTGGCCGGGCCCAACCCGGACCGGGTCGCGCTGACCGCCGCGCTGGCCCGGCTGCCGGAGAACCAGCGGCGCGCCGTCGTGCTGCACCACCTGGCCGACATGTCCGTCGCGGAGATCGCCCGCCAGGAAGGGGTCGCCGAAGGCACCGTCAAGTCCTGGCTGCACCGCGGCCGAGCCGCGCTCGCCACGCTGCTGACCGAGCACACGGAGGAGAGCCGCCGTGACTAA
- a CDS encoding pyridoxal phosphate-dependent decarboxylase family protein produces MSLPRDGLPAEQVLEEIRALRAADRPTHGGRLFAYVYDPGLPGLDALAQSAHEESAHVNGLDPTAFPSLLAIENVLVGAAATLLGGGPETVGSVTGGGTESLMLAVKAARDGAPSRQPRLVVPATGHAAFAKAAHYLGVALDVVPVSPQTLRPAVADVAAAIGPDTVLVACSAPSYAHGVVDPVAGIAAAAAERGVRCHVDACFGGWTLPYLRRLGVDVPPFDLSVPGVTSISVDLHKYAYAPKGVSVLLHRDADLRRPQYFAYADWPGYPMVNPVISSTRSGGPIAAAYAVLRHIGDEGYLALAARTWEAVRGLAAAVSAVDGLRLVAPPESTVVCFTSDVLDIFVLADELAARGWHTQPQFAYGELPASIHLTVTPSVAPRVGEFGADLRDAAAAARAAGPVSLPPVPLDAPLPALLAALGVGPGGLPERMATINTLLNAAPPAVREALLVDFLGHLQRPAY; encoded by the coding sequence ATGTCGTTGCCGAGGGACGGCCTGCCGGCTGAGCAGGTGCTGGAGGAGATCCGGGCGCTGCGCGCCGCCGACCGCCCGACCCACGGCGGCCGCCTCTTCGCGTACGTCTACGACCCGGGCCTGCCCGGCCTCGACGCGCTGGCCCAGTCGGCGCACGAGGAGTCCGCGCACGTCAACGGCCTGGACCCGACCGCGTTCCCGTCCCTGCTGGCGATAGAGAACGTCCTGGTCGGCGCGGCGGCCACGCTGCTCGGGGGCGGGCCCGAGACGGTCGGCAGCGTGACCGGCGGTGGCACCGAGTCGCTGATGCTGGCGGTGAAGGCGGCCCGGGACGGCGCACCGTCCCGGCAGCCGCGCCTGGTCGTGCCGGCGACCGGGCACGCGGCCTTCGCCAAGGCGGCGCACTACCTGGGCGTGGCGCTGGACGTCGTACCCGTGTCGCCGCAAACCCTGCGCCCGGCGGTGGCCGACGTCGCGGCGGCGATCGGCCCGGACACGGTGCTGGTGGCCTGCTCCGCGCCGTCGTACGCGCACGGCGTGGTCGACCCGGTGGCGGGCATCGCGGCGGCGGCCGCGGAACGCGGGGTCCGCTGCCACGTGGACGCCTGCTTCGGCGGCTGGACGCTGCCCTACCTGCGGCGGCTCGGTGTGGACGTGCCGCCGTTCGACCTGTCCGTCCCCGGGGTCACGTCGATCTCGGTGGACCTGCACAAGTACGCGTACGCGCCGAAGGGCGTCTCGGTCCTGCTGCACCGGGACGCCGACCTGCGCCGGCCGCAGTACTTCGCGTACGCGGACTGGCCCGGCTACCCGATGGTCAACCCGGTGATCTCGTCCACCCGGTCGGGCGGGCCGATCGCCGCCGCGTACGCCGTGCTGCGGCACATCGGCGACGAGGGCTACCTGGCGCTCGCGGCGCGTACGTGGGAAGCCGTGCGCGGACTGGCCGCCGCGGTGTCCGCTGTGGACGGATTGCGCCTCGTCGCGCCGCCCGAGTCCACTGTGGTCTGTTTCACCTCGGACGTTCTCGACATCTTTGTCCTCGCCGACGAGTTGGCCGCCCGTGGCTGGCACACCCAACCGCAGTTCGCGTACGGCGAGCTGCCGGCCAGCATCCACCTCACGGTGACCCCGTCGGTGGCGCCGCGGGTGGGCGAGTTCGGTGCGGACCTGCGCGACGCGGCGGCGGCCGCCCGCGCGGCCGGCCCGGTCTCGCTCCCGCCGGTGCCGCTGGACGCCCCGCTGCCCGCGCTGCTGGCGGCCCTCGGTGTCGGCCCCGGCGGTCTGCCGGAACGGATGGCGACCATCAACACCCTGCTCAACGCCGCCCCACCGGCCGTACGCGAGGCGCTGCTGGTGGACTTTCTCGGCCACTTGCAGCGCCCCGCGTACTGA
- a CDS encoding MFS transporter: MSDGLPRRIHVGYALGSLATGTFGTVPGLLLLPYLTDTLGVAAGVAGLLVLVPKAWDVLVNPVAGRISDRWGGRRPYLLGGGLALAVLFAAIFAAPYGTGAGAAAYVAVAFLATATAFAFFQVPYVAMPAEMTDGYAERTRMMTWRIAFLALAILVSGAVAPLVVSAGGEGIPGYRWMGLFSAGMIVLGALGVYFGTRSIPAGPVRESEPSLRAQLAVATGNRPFRLLLVCFVIQAAGIGTMLAGVKYFADHVIERPDDGPTVLFACFVGPALLVMPVWRRVGLRVGKLRSFVSASLIFAAGALLLVAAPALPAVAVYLVVAAVGCGYAGQQVFAMSMLPDCIAYDTVRTGRRQAGVFTGLWTAGETLGLALGPGIYALVLQLSGYVSSASGEAAAQDGTARLGVLLGFTVLPAVVVALPVLVMRGYDLTEERLYGDVHVVAEGRPAG, encoded by the coding sequence ATGAGCGACGGGTTGCCGCGCAGGATCCACGTCGGATACGCACTGGGTTCGCTGGCCACAGGAACGTTCGGCACGGTGCCTGGGCTGCTTCTGCTGCCGTATCTGACCGACACGCTGGGCGTGGCGGCCGGTGTGGCGGGTCTTTTGGTGCTGGTGCCCAAGGCGTGGGACGTGCTCGTGAACCCGGTCGCCGGGCGCATCTCGGACCGGTGGGGCGGCCGGCGGCCGTACCTCCTGGGTGGTGGTTTGGCCCTTGCTGTGCTCTTCGCGGCGATCTTCGCCGCGCCGTACGGGACCGGCGCGGGCGCCGCGGCCTACGTCGCGGTGGCGTTCCTGGCGACCGCGACGGCGTTCGCGTTCTTCCAGGTGCCGTACGTGGCGATGCCCGCGGAGATGACCGACGGGTACGCGGAGCGGACCCGCATGATGACGTGGCGGATCGCGTTCCTGGCGCTGGCGATCCTGGTGTCCGGCGCGGTGGCCCCGCTCGTGGTGAGCGCGGGCGGCGAGGGCATCCCGGGGTACCGCTGGATGGGCCTGTTCAGCGCCGGGATGATCGTGCTGGGCGCGCTCGGGGTGTACTTCGGCACCCGGAGCATCCCCGCCGGGCCGGTGCGGGAGAGCGAGCCGAGCCTGCGCGCCCAGCTCGCGGTGGCGACCGGCAACCGGCCGTTCCGGCTGCTGCTGGTGTGTTTCGTGATCCAGGCCGCCGGGATCGGCACCATGCTCGCGGGGGTCAAGTACTTCGCCGATCACGTGATCGAACGCCCCGACGACGGCCCGACCGTGCTCTTCGCGTGCTTCGTCGGGCCGGCGTTGCTGGTGATGCCGGTGTGGCGCCGGGTGGGCCTGCGGGTGGGCAAGCTGCGGTCGTTCGTGTCGGCCTCGTTGATCTTTGCGGCGGGCGCGCTGCTGCTGGTCGCGGCGCCGGCCCTGCCCGCGGTCGCCGTCTACCTGGTCGTGGCCGCGGTCGGCTGCGGGTACGCCGGCCAGCAGGTCTTCGCCATGTCGATGTTGCCGGACTGCATCGCGTACGACACCGTGCGCACCGGCCGCCGGCAGGCCGGCGTCTTCACCGGCCTGTGGACGGCCGGGGAGACCCTCGGCCTCGCGCTCGGCCCTGGCATCTACGCGCTGGTCCTGCAGCTTTCCGGGTACGTCTCGTCGGCCAGCGGCGAGGCGGCGGCGCAGGACGGCACGGCTCGGCTGGGCGTGCTCCTCGGCTTCACCGTCCTCCCCGCCGTGGTGGTCGCGCTGCCGGTCCTGGTGATGCGCGGCTACGACCTGACCGAGGAGCGCTTGTACGGTGACGTCCATGTCGTTGCCGAGGGACGGCCTGCCGGCTGA
- a CDS encoding gamma-glutamyltransferase, whose product MSISAPTAARIAPPAREEAMRVPAGVAANHPATAEVGLRILAAGGSAADAAVAAVLATSTSESILTGIGGGGFATYYDASTQTVTCLDFFCSVPGLDGDIPRARWSPSR is encoded by the coding sequence GTGAGTATTAGTGCTCCGACGGCCGCCCGGATCGCGCCGCCGGCTCGAGAGGAGGCGATGCGGGTGCCTGCCGGTGTCGCCGCCAACCACCCGGCCACCGCCGAGGTGGGTCTGCGCATCCTCGCGGCCGGGGGTTCGGCCGCGGACGCCGCCGTCGCCGCCGTCCTCGCGACCTCAACCAGCGAGAGCATCCTGACCGGGATCGGTGGGGGCGGGTTCGCCACGTATTACGACGCGTCGACACAGACGGTGACGTGTCTGGACTTTTTCTGCTCGGTGCCGGGGCTGGATGGCGACATCCCCCGGGCCCGATGGTCCCCATCGAGGTGA